The genomic stretch CGATCATATTTTAAAGAAGGTGCCGCCTGATCTGTTGGTTATGCAATTCGATTTAGGCTGGATATATATGGCGGGCCACAGCCCGGCGAAGTATTTGGAAAAATATAAAGGACGAGTGCCTACCGTACATTTGAAGGATTTTTCAAAGGGCAGGATCGATGCTGAAATTGGCAAAGGGGAGGTTGGATATTCACAACTGTTAAATGCAGTGGAGTCTGCTGACGTCTCGTTTATGTTTGTGGAGCAAGAGCAATTCGAATCCAGTTCACTAGAGAGTGCCGAAAATAGTTTTAAATATTTACAATCACAAGGTTTTGTATAAAAAGTGGGATTAAAAGCATGTCCTATTGTAATATGTGTCCAACTATGGTACACTAAATCTACGTGTTTTTACGGAGCTCCTATGCTGGAGGTGGAATAAATGGAAATCTTATTGAAGATCTTGCTCGTTATATTTTCTGTCGGCCTTATTGCTGTTGTATTATTGCAAAAAGGCAAGAGTGCAGGCTTGTCCGGAGCAATTACGGGCGGTGCTGAGCACCTGTTCGGCAAACAGAAAGCGCGCGGTTTGGATTTGTTCTTGCAGCGCTTGACAGTTGGTCTGGCAGTTGGTTTCTTTGTATTGGCGCTTGTTGTTTCTTACTTCGTAAAACAATAATGGATACACATGCAGAAAGCGAGGATATTCCTCGCTTTTTTTGTATTTTCAACATATTCGCGGATGTTAAGCATCTATTTCGTGTATACTACATGTTATATGATAATCTATCAACCTGTTGCAAAAGACAATAGAGTACTTCAACGGGTGTATGAGGAGAAAAAATAATAATGAACAACTACGAGCATGAACTGCTTGAATTTATGAAAGAAACGGCGTACAAGCCGATGACGTACCAGGAGCTTGAGAAGCATTTTGGTATCGAGGGCGCAGCGGAGTTTAAGGAGTTCCTTAAACTGCTGAATCAACTGGAGGATGCAGGGAAAATCATTCGAACGCCTAATGATCATTATGGTGTGCCAGAACGAATGAATTTGATCCGAGGCAAGCTGCAATCGCATGCCAAGGGCTTCGGATTTCTAATTCCGGATGACAAAAACCATGGCGATGTTTATTTACACGCAAATGATCTGAAGAGTGCGATGAATGGTGATATCATACTTGTTCGCATTACGTCCAGAAGCGAGCATGGCGGCCGTATGGAAGGAGAAGTCGTTCGAGTTGTCGAGCGTGCGGTCACGCAAATCGTTGGAACATTTGAAGACCATGATGTCTATGCCTTTGTCGTGCCGGATGATAAACGAATTAATCGGGATATTTTTATACCTAAGGGCGGTTATCAAGGGGCTGTGTCGGGGCAAAAGGTTGTTGTTAATATTGTCTCTTATCCTGAGGGACGATCTGCTGCTGAAGGCGAAATTGTCGAAATTTTGGGACATAAGAATGATCCAGGGGTAGACATTTTGTCGATTATCCGTAAGCATCAGTTGCCGGAGGGCTTCCCTGAAGAAATTATGGCCGAAGCCGAGGCTGCGCCGGATGCCATTACTGAAGAGGAAATCGTTCAGCAAGGAAGACGAGATCTGCGTAATGAGGTCATCGTAACGATAGATGGCGAGGATGCCAAGGATCTTGATGACGCAGTGCATGTGAAGCGTTTGGAGAACGGAAATTATTTGCTCGGCGTACATATTGCTGACGTTGGCTATTATGTGAAAGAAAATTCCGAGCTCGATCAGGAAGCTTTCCGCAGAGGCTGCAGCGTTTATTTGGTTGATCGCGTAATTCCGATGCTGCCGCATCGTTTGTCGAATGGCATCTGCTCGCTTAATCCAAAGGTTGATCGTCTAACGCTTTCATGCGAGATGGAGTTTGATGCTGCAACGCTCAAGCGTGTTCGTCATGATGTGTTCACGAGCGTGATTCGGACGACAGAGCGAATGACCTATACGAATGTGAAAAAGATTTTGACAGCTACAGAGGAAGAACCGCAAACGGAGCTCAAGGAGCGCTATGCTGGTTTGCTCGATATGTTCAGCTTGATGGAAGATCTGGCGATGCGCCTCCGCTCGAAGCGGATGATGCGCGGGGCTATCGATTTCGATTTTCAGGAATCTAAAGTTATCGTAGATGAGACCGGCAAAGCTGTAGATATCATTAAGCGCGAGCGTTCTGTGGCAGAGCAAATCATTGAAGAATTTATGCTTATCGCGAATGAAACGGTAGCGGAGCATTTCCACTGGCTGCGTGTACCATTCCTATATCGTATTCATGAAGACCCGACACAAGAGAAGCTGCTTAATTTCGTGCAGTTCGCAGCGAACTTTGGTTATGTTGTGAAAGGAACGGGCAACTCCGTGCATCCAAAGGCGCTGCAATCGCTGCTTGAGGATATTCGCGGCACGAAGGAAGCAACCGTCATTTCTACAGTTATGCTTCGCTCCATGAAGCAGGCAAAATATGACGCGGAAAGCTTGGGGCATTTTGGACTGGCCTCTGAGTTTTACTCACATTTCACATCGCCTATTCGGCGCTATCCCGATCTAGTTATTCACCGGATCATTCGTGAGGTGCTGAATGGCGGCGGTCAATTGACAGAGGCTCGCCATGAGGCGTTAACGGCACGGATGCCGGAAATTGCGCAGCATTCATCAGAGCGTGAGCGTGTAGCAGTCGATGCCGAGCGAGATACGGAGCAGCTGAAGAAATGCGAGTTTATGCTCGATAAGGTTGGAGAAGAGTTCGAAGGTATTATTAGCAGTGTAACAAGCTTTGGTATGTTTATTGAGCTGGATAATTCAGTCGAGGGATTAATTCGATTAAGTGATATGTCGGACGACTATTATAACTTCCACGATAAGCATATGATTCTCGTTGGCGAGCGTACATCGAAGGTTTATCGGATCGGCGATGAAGTGAAAATACGCGTAACGCGTGTAAGCATGACCGAGCATACGATGGATTTTGAACTGGTGGACATGAAGCCACGGAGTGGTTTTAAAGGCATACCGGCTTCAGGCTTTGCCGGTGGTGGCAAAAACCGCGGCAATGGTCGTGGTGATCGAGGCCAGGGCGCGTCAGGCGAAGGCCGCGACGGCAAGGGCAAGCGTGGGGCAAGTGCGAATGGTGAGCGCGGCGGCCGGGGCCGCAGTGGAAAAGCCCAAGGCGCGCCAGGAGAAGTGCGCGCAGGTCAAGGCGGGCGTGGAGCAGGTGCGGTCGGCCGGGCTGGAAATAGCGAAGGCGTATCAGTCGAAGCGCGCGGAGCTCAAAGCGGACGCGAAGCAGGTGCAGGCGGCCGCGGCGGAAATAGCCAAGGCGCAGCAGGCGAAGCACGCGGAGGCAAAGGCGGTCGTGGTCGCGGTGGCAAGAGCGGCGGACGCGGAGGATTCGGCGGCGGCGTCGACCGCAGCGTAGTTGGCATTGTCGAGCAAGCCAATCCATGGCGGATCGATGCACCGGATAACGGACGCGGCGGAGGCAAGCGTCGGGGCCGGGCGAGCGCGAGCGACGGCGGAAATGCGCCGGCGGAGCGTGGGCTAGAGACGGCGGAATTGTCGCCGGGTCAAGGCAGTGAGCAGCCGCGCGCCCGTAATGGGCGCACGGATATGTGGGGCCTGCCCATCCGCAATGGCGGCGGGCATGGCGGTAATGGTCGCGGAGCCGCCGATAAGCGGCGGAGCGAGAGCAATGGCGGCGGTGGAGCGAAGCGGAACCATACGCCGGATGGCGGTGTTATTGGCGGAGAGCGGAGTGCGGCGCTCGAAGGCGGAGAAGGTACTATTTTAGGTCAAGAAAAGAGCAAAAAAAAGAACAAAAGTAAAAGCGGCGGAAACGAAACAGCTGCTTTTGTCCGTAAAAATCGCAAATAAAACAGCAGCGGCGATTCCCAATAAGCTACAAATTTGGGGTCGCCGCGAACTGGACAATTTGGGAAAATATATTTAAGCTCGTCACTTGCTTTTTAATTCTGGGTATAGTACACTCAAATCAATCGATAATATGAACCTGAATTCACATATTGAAAAGGGTGTCATTATAGTCATGAAACCCTTTCCAATGTGTGAATTTTTTGTTTAAAGACAAACCAGGCGCATATTAATATTATTTTTTTGGAGGTTTTTACACATGCAACAAGGTACAGTTAAATGGTTTAACGCAGAAAAAGGTTTTGGCTTTATCGAAGTTGAAGGCGGCAACGATGTATTCGTACATTTCTCCGCAATCACTGGCGAAGGTTTCAAAACTCTTGAAGAAGGACAACGCGTAGAATTTAACGTTGTTCAAGGCAACCGTGGACCACAAGCAGAAAACGTTGTAAAGCTGTAGTAGCTTACGAACGTTAATAAAGCCGCCTTTGACCTTTGGGTTGAGGGCGGTTTTTTTGAGCATAAAATCGGTATAAGTTACAAGGTTAAACTTAAGAGTACATGGCGGTCTTTACATTACCTTGATTTCCCTACCTAAAATTGTTACAATGACAGCAGAATACATACAGTATAATATTAGGTTATGAGTCGAGGTGACTAGCATGGGTAAGAAAAGTGACGGCAAGCAGCTCGCCCAGAACAAGAAGGCTTCCCATGACTATTTCATTGAGGAAACGTTCGAAGCAGGCATGGTGCTGATGGGCACAGAAATTAAATCTCTGCGCAACGGTAGAGCGAACATTGGTGATGCATTTGCAACTATTCGGAACGGTGAACTGTTTATACACAACATGCACATCAGCCCGTTTGAGCAAGGGAATATGCATAATCCGACTGATCCGACACGTGCCCGTAAGTTATTGATGCACAAAGCACAGATCCATAAGCTGTTTGGCTTATCTAAGCAAGAAGGTTACGCGATCGTACCGTTGAAGATTTATATACGCAATGGTTATGCAAAGCTGTTGATTGGACTGGGTAAGGGTAAGAAGCAGTTCGATAAGCGTGATACAGCAGCTAAACGTGATGCTCAGCGTGATATTCAGCGTGCTTTGCGCGAGAAACAAAAGGTCGTCCGCTAATACTATTTATTACCATGGGAGACAGCCTCCAACGCTGCCAATAACAATTGTGCACGAATGCTGCTCTTCGTGGTATACTAAGCAAGTAGCAATTAAACAAAGCAAGTGCATTTCGTGCAAGACAATCGGACAGCCTACCGGATGGTACATCTGACGGATGCTGCTCCTTAATCCTAAAGCTTCAATCGAGCTAAACGTTAGTGCCGAGTTTATGCGATTTAGTCGTGTAGGTCAGCAGCTAATTGTTTATGCAAAATTGGGGGCGTTTATGGATTCGACGGGGATTGGACGAGCGCGGGTTGCGGGTAGCAGGGAGTCGTCTGCTTCATCAACGCTAAAGCCTATTAAACGGCAAACAACAAACAAACTACGCTTTCGCAGCCTAAGAAACTGTGTGCGTGCTTCTACCCAGCATCGTCCATGTGACTGGAATAGGGGCTAACAAGTAGTGGAATACGCTGTCTCATCTCCGCCTGCGGTGAGCTGAAGAAGACAATCAGGCTGACCCAACGTATAGCCGGTTACGGGGCGATACTCGGGTGACATCAAAACTGTGACTACACCCGTAGAAGCCTGTGTGGCGTGATCTTCGGACAGGGGTTCAAATCCCCTCGCCTCCACCAATATGAGAAACCCGACCTCGTGAGGTCGGGTTTTTGCTATCTCTTCGCATTTAACTCTGACATATCTCAGTCATCGTAAGCATGTTTATCCTTTTTTATAATTCATTCCATTCCTGTGGCTTTATTTGAACTGAGAAGTATACTGAATGTATAAGCAGCTAGAATATAAAAAAAGTTTTTTTGATATTGATCATCATGCAATTATCTGATATATAATTTCAACATTCTGTAGTGATGTGAACATCAATTGTAAAATAATGAACGTTGTGGTCATCTTCGATGAAATAAAAGCTCAAGGTTACACTGGTAGCGGACTACCCTTCGCTACTTTGTGAGGCCTCTAAATCCCATCCTCGCATCTAAGGCAACAGAACGGCTTGAGACTGAACCTGGTGAACAAGTACAGGCCGATGGGGGGCATTTCCGAGCAGACCGAAATCAATCACAAAAGCGGCTGTATGCGTTTGTTATGGTGCTCGGGTATTCGTGGACGTTGTATGTGGAATTTACAGAAGATGAGAAAGTAGAAACGCTCATCGGCTGTCATGAGCGAATTATGGGCTACTTTCGGAGGAATCATCAGAACCTGTTTGTATGACAATATGAAGACCGTTTTCATCGGGCAAGATGAGCAAGGTGAAGTCTTATTGAACAAGCGATTTTCAAAGTTCTCCATCCATTATGGATTCATTCGTCGTCGTTGGGTATGTTTTATAGCCAGTGCTTTTTCACTTGAATTAATTGTTTCACCATTTCGATGAAATTATGTTTTGAGGTGGCGGAACGAATGATTATGTAGTATAATCGTTTCACCAGTACGGTGAAAAGAGGTTTTATAATGAAATATGGAAATTTCAAACTTCAGCATATAACGGCTAAACAAGTAGAGAACCAGGTCCAAGAACAATTATTAAGACTGCTTGATAATATTCCAATACTTAAAGATGTAGATGTATTTTCTAGTTCGAATAAAAATTATGACATAGAAGCAAAAGCAGTAACCGAGTCAGGAGATCGGATTATATTTCTTTGTGAAGTGAAAACTTCAGGGGAGCCTAAGTATATTCGGAGTGCTATTAAACAACTACTTGAATACAGTGTGATATTTAAAGATAAGGACCTAATCAATCCTTATTTTATGGTTGCCGCACCATATATTTCACAGCAATCGAGTAAGATTTGTGAAGAACACAATGTTGGATACATTGATTTATCGGGAAATTGCCTGATAATGTATAACGGCCTTTATATTCGAGTAGAAGGAAAGCCTAACATATATAAAGATGAAAGAAAGAGTAGATCGATATTTGAACGAAAAGCTGTAAAATCAAGTATTATACTTAGAACAATTTTAACGGATATTCATAAACAATGGCGAGTACAAGATTTAGCTGAAGCAACTTCATCAAGTCTAGGTCAGGTCTCAAACGTAAAAAAGTTTCTTGAAAACAAAGAATATATTATGAATGGTGAACAAGGCTTCTATGTATCTAAACCAAAAGATTTACTTTATGATTGGGCAAAAGTTTACCATATGAAACCTAACACAGTAATTGAATGTTATTCTATAGACCCCATTCCTCAAATTGAAGGGAAGCTAATGAGGATGAGAGAAGTGAAGGGAGTTGATTATGCCTTAACTGGATTTTCAGGGGGAGTAAGGTATTCGCCAATAGTAAGGTATAACAAGGTCCATGTATATATCCCATTACAAGATTTACAAGAATCTATTGATTATTTAGGACTAAAAGAGGTTGAAAGTGGTTCAAATGTTTCGATTATTGTGCCATATGATCCCTGTGTTCTGCTGGATACTAGGGAATTGCTAGCTGCAAGGATTGCGTCACCAGTTCAAATTTGCCTTGAGCTGCTGGGCTTAAAAGGACGTGGAGAAGAGGCGGCAATTGGTATTCTTGATGGGGAGATAATGAAATGAGAGATAGTGAATTGCGTTCACAAACAGACTATTCAGCTGGGCAAATAGAAGCAGCCCATAGAATTCTTCTAGAGATTGTAAATATACTGCATGAGTACGAAGAAGACATTTTGATTGTTGGCGGGTGGGTACCCGATCTTATATTTCCTGAACGAGACCATATAGGCAGTATTGATGTAGATTTACTAGTTAACCATCTCGCTTTAGAAGAAGCTTCATATGCGACGATCGAAAGAATTTTGCTAAACAACGGGTACAATAACCATCCTGAGAAATATTTTACGTTTATTAAGAAGGTTGTGGTAGATGAAGTTGAGTTTACTGTTGATTTAGATATTCTGGCAGGTATGTATGGTGGGACAGCTGAAAAGCGAAAAAGCCAACGTATTCAAGGTCTAACAGCATTAAAGGCAACAGGTGGTAATTTTGCATTTGAGGTACCGCCTACAAAAGTCGTGTTAAATGCGAAACGTCCAGATGGGGCGATGGATACAGGTGTCGTAAATGTAGTATCTATTGTACCTTATCTTATTATGAAATCAGCAGCTTTAGGGCGAGGAAAGGCGAAAGATGCTTATGATATTTATTTTTGTATAAAAAACTTTGAAGGAGGAGTGGACTCTCTAGCCTTACTCTTTCATCCTTTTCTTAACCACGGTCTTGTTAAAGATATGCTGCAAAAACTAAAAGTGAAATTTGACTCTCCTAACCACGCAGGTCCTGCGGATATTGTATCTTTTCTTGAAGTATATGATGATGAAGAAATAGATATGGTTAAGCGAGATGCTTTTGAACAGGTTAATCGTCTACTTGGTTTGTTGCTCGGGTGACATCAAAACTGTGACTACACCCGTAGAAGCCTGTGTGGCGTGATCTTCGGACAGGGGTTCGACTCCCCTCGCCTCCACCACGAAAGCCCCGTCCGGATTAGGACGGGGCTTTGTTATGTCCAAAAATGTAGCCCAAATGTAGCCGTCAAGTACTTTCTCTATATTTTCTGATGGTTTTTGTAGCCACAAAGGCTACAAAAATCACTGAGGATTGTAACAAAAAAATCCCCTGCTCAATTACTTCGAGCTGGAGATCAATGACTAACTTTTTT from Paenibacillus sp. FSL H8-0548 encodes the following:
- the secG gene encoding preprotein translocase subunit SecG, with the translated sequence MEILLKILLVIFSVGLIAVVLLQKGKSAGLSGAITGGAEHLFGKQKARGLDLFLQRLTVGLAVGFFVLALVVSYFVKQ
- the rnr gene encoding ribonuclease R, translated to MNNYEHELLEFMKETAYKPMTYQELEKHFGIEGAAEFKEFLKLLNQLEDAGKIIRTPNDHYGVPERMNLIRGKLQSHAKGFGFLIPDDKNHGDVYLHANDLKSAMNGDIILVRITSRSEHGGRMEGEVVRVVERAVTQIVGTFEDHDVYAFVVPDDKRINRDIFIPKGGYQGAVSGQKVVVNIVSYPEGRSAAEGEIVEILGHKNDPGVDILSIIRKHQLPEGFPEEIMAEAEAAPDAITEEEIVQQGRRDLRNEVIVTIDGEDAKDLDDAVHVKRLENGNYLLGVHIADVGYYVKENSELDQEAFRRGCSVYLVDRVIPMLPHRLSNGICSLNPKVDRLTLSCEMEFDAATLKRVRHDVFTSVIRTTERMTYTNVKKILTATEEEPQTELKERYAGLLDMFSLMEDLAMRLRSKRMMRGAIDFDFQESKVIVDETGKAVDIIKRERSVAEQIIEEFMLIANETVAEHFHWLRVPFLYRIHEDPTQEKLLNFVQFAANFGYVVKGTGNSVHPKALQSLLEDIRGTKEATVISTVMLRSMKQAKYDAESLGHFGLASEFYSHFTSPIRRYPDLVIHRIIREVLNGGGQLTEARHEALTARMPEIAQHSSERERVAVDAERDTEQLKKCEFMLDKVGEEFEGIISSVTSFGMFIELDNSVEGLIRLSDMSDDYYNFHDKHMILVGERTSKVYRIGDEVKIRVTRVSMTEHTMDFELVDMKPRSGFKGIPASGFAGGGKNRGNGRGDRGQGASGEGRDGKGKRGASANGERGGRGRSGKAQGAPGEVRAGQGGRGAGAVGRAGNSEGVSVEARGAQSGREAGAGGRGGNSQGAAGEARGGKGGRGRGGKSGGRGGFGGGVDRSVVGIVEQANPWRIDAPDNGRGGGKRRGRASASDGGNAPAERGLETAELSPGQGSEQPRARNGRTDMWGLPIRNGGGHGGNGRGAADKRRSESNGGGGAKRNHTPDGGVIGGERSAALEGGEGTILGQEKSKKKNKSKSGGNETAAFVRKNRK
- a CDS encoding cold-shock protein, encoding MQQGTVKWFNAEKGFGFIEVEGGNDVFVHFSAITGEGFKTLEEGQRVEFNVVQGNRGPQAENVVKL
- the smpB gene encoding SsrA-binding protein SmpB; its protein translation is MGKKSDGKQLAQNKKASHDYFIEETFEAGMVLMGTEIKSLRNGRANIGDAFATIRNGELFIHNMHISPFEQGNMHNPTDPTRARKLLMHKAQIHKLFGLSKQEGYAIVPLKIYIRNGYAKLLIGLGKGKKQFDKRDTAAKRDAQRDIQRALREKQKVVR
- a CDS encoding type IV toxin-antitoxin system AbiEi family antitoxin codes for the protein MKYGNFKLQHITAKQVENQVQEQLLRLLDNIPILKDVDVFSSSNKNYDIEAKAVTESGDRIIFLCEVKTSGEPKYIRSAIKQLLEYSVIFKDKDLINPYFMVAAPYISQQSSKICEEHNVGYIDLSGNCLIMYNGLYIRVEGKPNIYKDERKSRSIFERKAVKSSIILRTILTDIHKQWRVQDLAEATSSSLGQVSNVKKFLENKEYIMNGEQGFYVSKPKDLLYDWAKVYHMKPNTVIECYSIDPIPQIEGKLMRMREVKGVDYALTGFSGGVRYSPIVRYNKVHVYIPLQDLQESIDYLGLKEVESGSNVSIIVPYDPCVLLDTRELLAARIASPVQICLELLGLKGRGEEAAIGILDGEIMK